In one window of Prionailurus bengalensis isolate Pbe53 chromosome B3, Fcat_Pben_1.1_paternal_pri, whole genome shotgun sequence DNA:
- the LOC122467740 gene encoding elongin-C-like: MDGEEKTHGAYEGTETMYVKVISYGHEFIVKREHALTSGTIKAMLRDEVSFREIPSHMLSKVYMYFMYKIRYTNSSTEIPEFPVAPVIALELLIAANFLDC; this comes from the coding sequence atggatggagaagagaaaacccaTGGTGCCTATGAAGGCACTGAAACCATGTATGTCAAAGTGATATCTTACGGTCATGAATTTATTGTAAAAAGAGAACATGCATTAACATCTGGAACAATAAAAGCCATGTTGAGAGATGAAGTCAGTTTTAGAGAGATCCCCTCACATATGCTATCAAAagtatacatgtattttatgtataagaTTCGCTATACTAACAGCTCCACAGAGATCCCTGAATTCCCAGTTGCACCTGTAATTGCACTGGAACTGCTGATAGCTGCAAACTTCCTAGattgttaa